The following proteins come from a genomic window of Solea solea chromosome 3, fSolSol10.1, whole genome shotgun sequence:
- the LOC131455891 gene encoding receptor-type tyrosine-protein phosphatase H-like encodes MSSFTSVPDLNTTNMTSFTSVPDLNTTNMSSFTSVPDLNMTNMTSFTSVPDLNTTNMSSFTSVPDQDEEDFTTMAPPLPVEGDCVCSPMLLHTDLEPDEDYIEDSCVAMLSFGPWVEKSCSDLLPFFCYEDRFFGHVNVTNVTCGGASLSWLLAPDGISHYRVEVTGDKQMTEIQTNLTTDLFNLTAGTLYSVQVIPVKCERDLNPQEVSFYTIPNKVRNLTLTNVTERSVFLMWNKPAGNSDFYLIVVDDEKNNRSNTEGTEFDGLMPGSLYTFTVLTGVRDNITLSEGSSISTYTKPGKVSDLCVTENTNISLLLSWMPPEGHSTSFCVQAVDDSNYQWFDQEMNYNSTQTRQQLKVTGLPMGSRITLSVTALVNGTLKGDKVTIVNYTAPGPISNLILQTTHNSLCATWTPSSGNCSYFAVILQLDGENVTITKKPTEPVVEVSSLKTAAKYTVLVSCVSGHLHSPQVQRSKFTLPSPPTDAKVVSANKSHITFQWKAPESAVRGTRYAVHLNSSFWGHNQSELSNKTTYTFGNLKSGTNYMFEVRTVTDEARSPQITTSHFTESEEIEIGLSMMCSSTSPLLCANATSEESIILQLEAHFNQLLGHDISWNLKKQEQEDTA; translated from the exons ATGAGCAGCTTCACCAGTGTCCCTGACCTCAATACGACTAACATGACCAGTTTCACCAGTGTCCCTGACCTCAATACGACTAACATGAGCAGCTTCACCAGTGTCCCTGACCTCAATATGACTAACATGACCAGTTTCACCAGTGTCCCTGACCTCAATACGACTAACATGAGCAGCTTCACCAGTGTCCCTGACCAAGATGAGGAAGACTTCACAACTATGGCCCCGCCGCTGCCAGTTGAAGGAGACTGTGTGTGCTCACCAATGCTGCTACACACTGATCTAGAGCCTGATGAGGATTATATCGAAGACTCCTGTGTGGCCATGCTAAGCTTTGGGCCTTGGGTTGAAAAAAGCTGCTCAGatcttctgccttttttttgttatgaag ATCGTTTCTTCGGCCATGTCAACGTGACCAACGTGACATGCGGCGGTGCCTCTCTGTCATGGCTGCTGGCACCTGATGGCATCAGCCATTACCGTGTAGAGGTCACAGGTGACAAACAAATGACGGAAATCCAGACTAATTTGACCACCGACCTGTTCAACCTGACAGCAGGCACCCTCTACTCCGTCCAGGTGATCCCTGTAAAATGTGAGCGAGACCTCAACCCGCAGGAGGTCTCTTTCTACACCA tacCTAACAAAGTAAGAAACCTCACTCTAACCAACGTGACAGAAAGATCTGTGTTTCTGATGTGGAACAAACCAGCGGGGAACTCGGATTTCTATCTCATTGTGGTCGATGACGAGAAGAATAACAGAAGTAACACAGAGGGCACAGAATTTGACGGTTTGATGCCTGGGAGCCTTTACACATTTACTGTCCTCACAGGAGTCAGGGACAACATCACACTCAGTGAAGGATCCAGCATCTCGACATATACAA AGCCTGGCAAAGTTTCCGACCTGTGCGtgactgaaaatacaaacatcTCCCTGCTGCTCAGCTGGATGCCTCCAGAGGGACACAGCACATCTTTCTGCGTTCAGGCTGTGGATGACAGCAATTA CCAATGGTTTGATCAAGAAATGAACTACAACTCAACTCAAACTCGGCAGCAATTGAAAGTAACAGGTCTGCCGATGGGCTCCAGGATCACGCTCAGCGTGACGGCACTGGTCAATGGAACTCTGAAGGGAGACAAAGTGACCATCGTCAACTACACCG CTCCTGGACCGATTTCAAACCTGATCTTACAAACAACACATAACTCCCTCTGTGCCACCTGGACCCCCTCTTCTGGAAATTGCTCATACTTTGCCGTCATTCTCCAGCTGGATGGTGAAAATGTTACAATAACTAAGAAACCGACTGAACCTGTGGTGGAGGTTTCCTCTCTCAAGACAGCAGCCAAATACACAGTGCTTGTCTCCTGTGTTAGTGGACATCTCCACAGTCCGCAAGTACAACGCTCCAAATTCACCC TGCCGAGTCCACCGACTGACGCCAAAGTTGTTTCCGCCAACAAATCCCATATCACTTTCCAGTGGAAGGCGCCTGAAAGCGCAGTGAGAGGAACCCGGTACGCTGTTCACCTCAACTCCAGCTTCTGGGGCCACAACCAGTCTGAGCTGAGTAACAAAACCACATACACGTTTGGCAACTTGAAATCAGGGACCAATTACATGTTTGAAGTGCGAACAGTGACCGATGAAGCTCGAAGTCCCCAAATAACCACGTCACATTTTACAG AATCAGAGGAAATTGAAATTGGCCTGTCGATGATGTGCTcatccacctctcctctcctctgtgcaAACGCCACCTCAGAGGAAAGTATAATTCTCCAG ctgGAAGCACATTTCAACCAGTTGTTGGGGCATGACATTTCCTGGAATCTCAAGAAGCAGGAGCAAGAAGACACTGCATAA
- the LOC131455957 gene encoding uncharacterized protein PF3D7_1120000-like produces MNRLTQQVEVRILILWALMLMQSTADREYFLQTSNLTWNEARNHCKVCFKELVTLTHDNIQIIASKLTSDSWIGLRKNFYPISNSSNNSTGDYTGNYTGNYTGNYTGNYTGSSSMPWKRWSNGDLLTFQNWYPGQPVFKSSRTKPSCCSCSCTCPASMNPRQTSFTTRHTEFTTQASFTSVPDLNTTNMTSFTSVPDLNTTNMTSFTSVPDRNTTNMTSFTSVPDLNTTNMTSFTSVPDLNMTNMTSFTSVPDLNTTNMTSFTGVPDLNTTNMSSFTGVPDLNTTNLSSFTSVPDLNTTNMSSFTSVPDLNTTNMTSFTSVPDLNTTNMTSFTSVPDRNTTNMTSFTSVPDLNTTNMTSFTSVPDLNMTNMTSFTSLHQCP; encoded by the exons CACTGATGTTGATGCAAAGCACAGCAGACCGAGAATACTTCCTCCAGACCAGCAATCTCACATGGAATGAGGCAAGGAACCATTGCAAG GTCTGTTTCAAAGAGCTGGTGACTCTGACCCATGACAACATCCAGATCATTGCCTCGAAACTCACCTCTGACTCCTGGATCGGTCTCCGGAAGAACTTCTATCCCATCAGTAACTCCAGTAATAACTCCACCGgtgactacactggtaactacACCGGTAACTACACCGGTAACTACACCGGTAACTACACCGGTAGCTCCAGTATGCCCTGGAAACGATGGAGCAATGGGGACCTCCTCACTTTCCAGAACTGGTACCCTGGTCAGCCTGTGTTCAAATCCTCCCGCACAAAaccgagctgctgcagctgctcctgcacctgCCCAGCATCGATGAACCCACGGCAAACCAGTTTCACCACCAGACACACAGAATTTACAACCCAGGCCAGCTTCACCAGTGTCCCTGACCTCAATACGACTAACATGACCAGTTTCACCAGTGTCCCTGACCTCAATACGACTAACATGACCAGTTTCACCAGTGTCCCTGACCGCAATACGACTAACATGACCAGTTTCACCAGTGTCCCTGACCTCAATACGACTAACATGACCAGTTTCACCAGTGTCCCTGACCTCAATATGACTAACATGACCAGTTTCACCAGTGTCCCTGACCTCAATACGACTAACATGACCAGTTTCACCGGTGTCCCTGACCTCAATACGACTAACATGAGCAGCTTCACCGGTGTCCCTGACCTCAATACGACTAACCTGAGCAGCTTCACCAGTGTCCCTGACCTCAATACGACTAACATGAGCAGCTTCACCAGTGTCCCTGACCTCAATACGACTAACATGACCAGTTTCACCAGTGTCCCTGACCTCAATACGACTAACATGACCAGTTTCACCAGTGTCCCTGACCGCAATACGACTAACATGACCAGTTTCACCAGTGTCCCTGACCTCAATACGACTAACATGACCAGTTTCACCAGTGTCCCTGACCTCAATATGACTAACATGACCAGTTTCACCAGT CTTCACCAGTGTCCCTGA